A window of Carassius auratus strain Wakin unplaced genomic scaffold, ASM336829v1 scaf_tig00027935, whole genome shotgun sequence genomic DNA:
GCTAAAAGGGAGTGTTTTTGACACGTACAGTTAATTTAATATACAATTGACACAATTCCTTTCAATATTTAAAAGAGGCTGGTCAACATCCTATTGGAAGTGTCTAGGAATGATTTCCAGAATCATTGTCAATCTTAAAACGGTTGATGCCGCCTCTGTTTATCATGCTTTCCTCACAGCGACGACTTTCTCGGCCTGGATACGAACGCAAAACAGcattataaaaagtaataaaacaagcCGAATACGAGGGAAAACTAAACACACTATTTACACTACAATACAAACAAGCCATTCTTATCATTAATCGTGACAGATGTGTCTCCCCAGAACACTATTTTTTGGCTTTACTGACAGATTTAATGCGACGGCATGTCCTTTTTTCAATGGAAGATGAATTGTGTCAGACATTGGGTCGAGATGGCACAAAAACTTGGAAGCTTTTCCTTATCAAACGCTCTTCGATCAGTCTTTTGAAGGGCAGTCTGTTGTGGCATACTCTGTACTCTGCAGGAGCTCCATGTTTAGAGGTTGTCTCCGGGTTGGTATTGTGGTTCAGTGGCAGTGAAGTAATCCTCCAGGAAGGCCTGTAGGTACTCAAAGGTGGGCCGCTCCTCGGGGTCCCTCTTCCAGCATTGGAGCATGAGCTCGTGCAGGGAGCTGGGACAGTCCTGGGGGCAGGGCATCCTGTAACCACGCTCAACTTGCTCCAAGACTTCTCGGTTGTTCATGCCTGAGGGACAAATGCAAAGCATGTGCTCTTtaactggaatttttttttttttttaaagctgtgggGCCCTTAAATTCCTGTATGATGCCGAGTTGtgcttcattcatttattcaagctcttaaagggatagttcacccaaaaagtgaAAAGGAAAAGTAAATGGGATtgagtgttgttttggaccccatagacttacattgtacggacaaaaacagtttaaacaaCAACAATCTTTCTGCTGCTGAACACTAAAGGAGATATTTGAATGCTTTCAGCTTTTGACCatacaatgtaagtctatggagTCCGtaacaacactggaccccactgactttcactgtaaGGACAAGAAACAGAGACATTTTTGTGTTCATACGGGCCTGGAATGACATGTGGGttagtaaacaatgacagaattcaGATTTTTGAGTAAATTATACCTTTAAGATTTAATCTAGCCTCAAATAGCAAACTGTAGTCATTTTAACAGCCTAAAAATGTACCTTCCACCATCAGATCTCACCTGGATAGGGCACGCGTCCTTTGGTGACCAGCTCTGTGAGAAGTATTCCAAATGACCACACGTCTGACTTGATGGTAAACCTTCCATAGAGTGCTGCCTCTGGAGCCGTCCACTTGATTGGGAACTTGGCACCTACAACAGAACACTGGATTTATGGATCTGATCTCGAAATGTGGCCTACTTTTGAATTGGGCAACGTTCCTAGGGAAATTACAGATTTAAATATGTGCATGAGGAACACAaacataagtaaataaaacacAGCACAGTTATATGATCTGTATAGCAACGTCATCCCCATTTGAGAGGCTGCcatattgtaatgttttcatattcaactcaacattttactataaaaacttagaataaataaataatttaaacatagtTATACACGTGGTGCCAATATTAAACGAGGAAATGCCCAGTGAACAAATCCATTTTTGCATTCCAAATGTTTAGCAGTTGCCATATGGTAacttaatattttctgtaaaactaCGCTAGACTGTTAttcttataatacattttaataataaacaatgcagGAAAAAGATTCAGATACAGAAAGAAATGCACAGAAATTTGAGAAACACATGACTTAAAACCaacatattattgtttttttttttactaattctgATCTTTTAACTCCAACAGTACTTTTTTTCCTGAATTGgaaaatttgaaaaattaaacTCTCACCTTGTCGTGCTGTGTATTCATTGTCCTCTATTAGTCTTGCCAGTCCAAAATCTGCAATCTTGCACACTAAGCTGTCCCCAACAAGTATATTGGCAGACCGGAGATCTCTGTGGATGTAGTTCATCCTTTCAATGTAAGCCATGCTGCAGCAACCTAGAAGACAAGTGCGGgagcaattatttaaatgtttataatgaatatttaaataaccCTATGGTCAAATACGTGCTTACTGAACCAGATACCTTAATCTATTATGGGAACCAAAACATTTTACTAACCTGAGCGGCCATGTCCACTAAATTTGGCAATTTTAGCCCACGTCCTTCACCATCCTTCAAGAAATCCAGCAGGCTTCCTGAAAGACGATCAGTATACATGTGAACAAACCTGTGTGATTAATTTGGATGTACAACAAGTAAATTTCCAatttaagttttctttttaaatacattttgaaatgtcatttttaaatttgGAATGTCCAGCGTCATTtcctcagtcttcagtgtcacatgattctttagaaatcattttaatatgctgatttggtgctcaagacacatttcttataatcggttttgaaaacagttgtgccgcttaatatttttgtggaaactgtgatacatttgtcaggattcattgatgaaaagaaagttcaaaagagctgCATTTACTTAGCACTTCTGTTTGCAAAATCTGTTCCTACCTTTGCTCATATATTCTGTCACAATGTAGATGGGTTCTTCAGAGACGACCGCATAAAGCTGCACTAGCTTGTCATGCCTCAGTTTCTTCATTATCTGAGCCTCCTCCAGGAACGACTCTGGGGACATTGTGCCCGGTTTCAAGGTCTTCACTGCCACTTTAGTATTGCCATTCCATGTGCCTGCCATTCAGAGACGAGATTTCATAGTGAGTCACACAGCCCTTGAAAGGAATCACACATAAATCCTTCCGAGACAGCTGGCTTTCTTTTGATGAGAGGAAATGTTCTCTGCTTCACTGACAGGCGTAGATTTATACCCCTGGAATTATAAGAAACGTATGCATATCAAACTCTTTTATTGGGCATGTGGTTAAGCTAATCTCTTACCCATCCAGACCTCTCCGAACTGTCCATTCCCCAATCGTTTGATGAGCTGAAGTGACTCCCGTGGGATCTCCCATACATCTTTGGTTTTGACAGACAGGTCAGCAAGGCGGGGCATGCCTTTATGACATGGGACTATTAAACGGCAACAAAGCCCTGCAGCCCGGGCTGAATGCAGATATGTTAACAGATTATACTGTTAGTTAATCATTTAAGACGGattaatttttgcattttgcattcagTGCAGATTTACCAGAATAATGGTGCACAAGCTGCTGCAGAGTTTCGAACTGAGCTCTAGTGGTGATGTAATATCCTCCATTGTCCAATTTGCGGATCTTGTAGTGCTTCACGTGGTCGCCTTTAGTTTCATCCCAGTCCTGTATGGACAATGAATATGCTCCTAGAAAAACATGAGAGAactgaaaattagattttttttttttaaagaaattagtactttagcccagcaaggatgcattaaattgattaaaagtgatagtaaaaacatttattttgaaattattttgaaagtattatgtgacactgaatagCAGATTAAAAATGGAATTTTGCCATAATTAAaacaagtgacatttttaaatatattaacataaaaatagttatttagaactctagtaatatttcacagtataaatgtacagtgttactgtatttttgatcaaataaatgcagccctggtgaaaATAAGAGTCTTATTttgaacacaataaaatatttcacttgCAAATGGTAGCTTAACTGCAAATTACCTTTTGTGGTCTCACTCTCTCTTATAAGGAAAGTGCCTCTGGGATTTCCATTTGACAAGAGTTGCCGTTCTGCATCTTTACGGCCAAGTTTTCCAAAATACCAACTACAGAGGGATACACAGTGTTTGGTTTGGTTTAACAGTATGACCACATGACAAAGTTATGTTATTGCCCTTGTCCCAGTGAAAATACTACTGGGAGTAACACAAATAACAGACATTGTTCTTTTGGATAgtctttctatttatttttaacttttgtcTATTTTAGAACTAAAACCGAACTTACTCTTCTGCCTGTATGGAGTCTACTGGAGCCACATAATTACTGGGTATGTATCCTGTTCCACCTGTAGTGAGAGAGCGCGCCTCCCACCAGTCTCCTTCCCTGATATACAGCAACAGGAGCAAGAGAACAAATAAACATGAGGAGGAAACTGACTTTACCATAAAGCAAATATAAAATCGAATTTAAAAGGCAAAGTACAGATAAAtacttggggtcagaaagatttttttcttaaataaattacattattttcattcagcaatgatgtattaaatgtataatgttataaaagatttatatttcatataaatgttgttcttttgtactttctgttcatcaaagaatcgtaGAAAAATGTATTACggttaccacaaaaatattacgcagcacaatggtgaaaaacatgttgaaaataatgataatagtatTAAATGTATCTTGAACACAATATTactatattcaaataatttcgTAAGAATAATGTGAACGCTCAAGACTTTTTTATGGCTTTGACATCAcaagaattaattacatttaaaaatatattaaagtggaAGAAAGTTACTTGAAATTACTTTGAAAAAagcacaatattaccgtttttactgtattattgatccaaaaaatgcagccttgatgagcaaaagacgCATCCTTTGAAAACATTAcagatcttactgaccccaaactttagaacAGCAGAGTACATCAGAAGCGTTAGTTAATATTTCAGACAGCATCCTACTGaaaaatgaattacaaaatatattcagaaaGAATAGATTTGGATTGGATTACACTGGAAACATTGTTTTTGACTGTCTCTTAAAATATGTTCTGTGAACTTACGTGCTATTTAGAATCTGGAACTTTTCCCCTTTCCTGAAGCTGAGGTCATCCTCTGACCTTGCTTCATAATCATAAAGTGCTACAAAGAGTGTTACTCCTGCAAAATACAATGGCAGATAACATCAGCTTACTAAAACAATGCTGTTTTATAGAAATATTACAAAGTCTCCACAATGTACAGTACAATGTGATCCAAAGTGGAAATTGTTGGGATATTTTTATAAAGATTATTTCAAACAGTTAAACATTAAACGGTATTCACAACTAATTttcattgtattaaatattttctaataaaacaggatattcaatgagaaaaaaattagGCCATGACTTGATTTTATGAATCAGAttttattaaatcacaaaaagggggggggggggggggggggggctaaaaAAAAGGGGTCTTGGTGATGTCAGCCAAaaaggaaaggttttttttttttccgaagacctaaagacaaacttttttttcttttgtaatcatGAAGACCGATCCAACGGACTCAGTAAAAACAGGAATGAGCACTATGAAAGTTAATAAAGGTGATTTTTATGTCACACTGACTTCAACATCCAGGACAGTTTCAAGATATTTcactttctgttctgttctacaACAGCAAATTGCTCATTAAATTTTGTTCTACCTGTTCCACCCCGGGATCGTAGTGTTCCGGAGTGTGAAGAAGAGTTCACTCCACCAAACACAGTCACTCCTTGACTGACAGGTGCATGGAAGTTGTTGTAGTTGGGTATAGTGGTGACTCCAAAGCTGGGGTAGTGCTGAGGTGTCGGATCAGACCCATATCGATATCCTGCATGCTGTGAGACACTAGTTTCTCTGTCGTCTGTGAGTTTGGTTGCCTCTTTATCCTTGCATTGCACACAGCCCATTATCTATATTCTTTGTGGTGAAGAAAGGCATAAATGAACATTCATTCAAAATGacttgaaatttatttatttctaattttaaatcTAATCAAATCAGAGATACTAACGAGGAGATTCAGATTCATATTCTGAACAACTGACTGGAAGTAAATACCCCCAAGTGATTACTTGTAATGGacataaatcaataattaattcaaaCAAGTGATTTAGAAAGACATTTGGTTTTAATCAAACAGTCtgtaaatacagtgaaaacaaatGGATGTGTCACTGAATATGTGATTCATTTGGTCTTATTTGCAAAGAGCATGATTTGGATAATTGAGttagttaaagaaatagttcgcccaaaaatgaaaatttgctgaaaacgtATTCACCCTCAGGCGATTCAAGATGTAgttgagtttgtgtcttcatcagaacagatttggagaaatgtgcattacatcagttgctcaacaatggatcctctgcagtgaatgggtgccatcagaacgacagtccaaacaactgataaatacatcactataatccacacgtaatccacaacactccagtctattaaaaaatatcttctaaagtgaaaagctgtgttactaaaaaataaaaacatcaacttCAAacattaactttaaaccattaaaacattaaataaaaaagtatactcttgtcttctcacatcaaaatccacagacaaattagtttagaactgttttggactgtttgttCTTAGAAACGGTGAATGATCTATGCAtacttctctcctgattcagacaagatgactttttcactggggaaagcaatattatggatagtggACTCTTATAGTACTGTATCTTAGCCGAAAGCAGCGGTTTTaaggttaaaaacatttttatgatggatttattaaacatgcagcttttcacttcacaaaacataaattgatgtggattacttgtggattattgtgatgtttttatcatctgtttggactctcattctaacggcacccattcactcaatccattggtgagcaagtgatgtgatgagtacatttccagcaaattttcctttttggttgaactattcctttgatgtGGTTATTATCCAACCGAAGCAAGTATTCTATTCTGtagaacattattttaatattaacaaacattaataGAAGTGGCATGTTTAGACAGGACTTGAAATGTAACACATGCAGACAGCagatgaaaacatattttcaataAACATACCAAGGCAAGCACTGGGCTACCACAGTGGAGTATTCGCATTCCATTCAATTAAAGATGATGTGAAAACATACGATTTGCTCCTTTGCCTGTGTGGGCAAAACAAAaaccaaagacatttttttttattggcaaacAACTTCTGGGGAAGTATTACACACTGTGCTGAAGAATACTTAAAGTCTGATGTCTGTATAAGTTAAGCATTCTTTAACATACTATAATTATTCTGTAGAAAACAGAATTCAGAAGAAAAAGCTTTTGTTGTACAAGAAAAGTGTCTCGACCACAGACATTATAGAATATATATTCTAAGGAATACAGATTTACCTATATTGTTGAAAATTTAAAAGTGATATAATTTTATActcatcctgaaaaaaaaaaatgtataggagACATGTTAATTAAGTCAGTAATAACTGtcatttttcactttttgttCATGATTactgtgtaaatatatttacagagATTGCTGGGGGAATTTCAGGAACCAGTCCCTTAAATTAAgagatatatataattttataagtcTCAAAAAGATTTTAATGCTGATAAATGGAGGATTTGACATTCTGAGACTCAAAACATAGGAACATTTCCATGACTTTTGAGGCTTTATTACTTTCCCAGACTATTTAATATTTCCCAGATTTTTCCAGGTTTTCCATGACAGTGCTAACCCTGTATTTATCATTCTGCATGCATAAAGAAAGCAATAAGAGGAGAAAAGGTTTTGTGCCTTAGGTCCACTGCCTATACATTCGAACAGACATAAAACAACTAGAAAATCAATAgtagactgtacaaattgtactaaaataaaaataaaaaatcggtTAAGTCCCACAAATACTTGTGATTGTAAACGCTGATAACGGGTATTGTATGATTTCATTCTATTATAAGAAGAGTACTGTCAAGTGACAGAGGCCTTATTCTTCCATTCAATTGTGTACATAAGGCTTTTTCTGCTGCGCATCAATCCTTCTGCCAGAGACGAGCGCTTAGCAGCAAAAGCATCACACCATATTACCTACACAAAATACACTCGTTCTCGATGTTAAATGTCCCTAAATATCATGCGGCTGATAAAACGAAAGCATTATGATCAGTCCGCCCGCTCTAGGATTATAAAACCTCCATCTCCAATCATTTCCATTAACCAAAATATCCATTGGATACGAATCGTCTGCACCAAGTGTATCAAAAACGCCAGACCATCAAAAAAAAGCTTACCAAGAGAGGGGTCGCCTGAAGTGTTTTGTATTTCACCGCAAAGAGAGAATCGAAAATAGGTCATTTGCAGACAGCTTTTTCTATTGATAAAATCTCGGTGAATTATGAAAATAACAACATTGGCCCTGACGGCTCAGGCTGCTCCTGTCGCCGAGTGTAACAGATGATGGCGTTGCTGAGGCGGATTCTCTGGGGACCGAGAGTGTGATTGACAGGACGCTCAGCCAATCGGATGTCGTAGAAGACGcctgcgtgcgtgcgtgcgcacatttgccTCCTCGATGGTCCTTTCTTGCTTCTACTATGCATGCAGCGTGGGCTCAGCTGAGGTTATTATAGGAAAACAAGGACTGGCTGGTCATGCTCATCAAAATCTCTCTGTTATCGTCAACAACCTGTGACACCAATCATTTGGTGTGTAGTCTGAGTTGAGAAATATActttttatagatatatataatccACGCACGTGTGAGGCACACCTTcttttctagacactcctgagcaTTTCGTTAAATTACAAAACGTTTAGGGTGTGAAACTTTTCAGTTTAGCCTGCCAAAAGTAACCCTCGATATCATCAAAGTAAATGCACCCTCATGCAAATCTTTTAACTGAAAGGTTGTATGGTGTTCTCAGGAGGAGGGTACTTTTCATAAATGTCAGGTTGGGGCAAGTCATGACATTcttgtttattaattataatattttcaatggtttgatattttacttttttgctgtttcattattattattattattattattattagctgaaaATAGCCGAAAGCTTAAAATACTCTCTTTTTAGTAGGCTAATGTTGGAAATATTCAAATCACTTAAAAGGATTGTTTGGCAATAAGTTTAAATTCTGTGATTCATGAATATTTATCCAGCCTCGTGTTGTTTGAAACatgtatgacattctttcttctgtggaaaacaaaagaagatgttaGACAGAATGACAGCCTCGGTTTGTGAAAATTCTCCTAAAATTATCCCTATCATCTTTTTTTACAGTCTGTGGTGTGGACAAAGAatatcatacaggtttagaagaACAGGGGTTTTTGGAAATGCGATTGTGCCTAC
This region includes:
- the LOC113079400 gene encoding tyrosine-protein kinase fyna-like; translation: MGCVQCKDKEATKLTDDRETSVSQHAGYRYGSDPTPQHYPSFGVTTIPNYNNFHAPVSQGVTVFGGVNSSSHSGTLRSRGGTGVTLFVALYDYEARSEDDLSFRKGEKFQILNSTEGDWWEARSLTTGGTGYIPSNYVAPVDSIQAEDWYFGKLGRKDAERQLLSNGNPRGTFLIRESETTKGAYSLSIQDWDETKGDHVKHYKIRKLDNGGYYITTRAQFETLQQLVHHYSARAAGLCCRLIVPCHKGMPRLADLSVKTKDVWEIPRESLQLIKRLGNGQFGEVWMGTWNGNTKVAVKTLKPGTMSPESFLEEAQIMKKLRHDKLVQLYAVVSEEPIYIVTEYMSKGSLLDFLKDGEGRGLKLPNLVDMAAQVSKIMAYIERMNYIHRDLRSANILVGDSLVCKIADFGLARLIEDNEYTARQGAKFPIKWTAPEAALYGRFTIKSDVWSFGILLTELVTKGRVPYPGMNNREVLEQVERGYRMPCPQDCPSSLHELMLQCWKRDPEERPTFEYLQAFLEDYFTATEPQYQPGDNL